The Streptomyces sp. 11x1 genomic sequence AGTCCGCTGTTCTCGGCGCAGGCGGGAGCCGCCATCGAGCGGCTGCTGGCCGAGATCGGCGACGCGGTGGTCAGCTTCGCGGTGCTGGTCACCACCGACGTCACCCGCAGCGCCGAGTCCGCGGAGGACCGGCTCGCCGCCGAGCTGTCGACCGCCGTCGCGACCCGCGACAAGCTCGCCCAACTGCTCCTGGAGGACGTCCAGCGCGACCCGAGCCACTGGCAGTTGCACGGCGCCGTGCTGACGGAGGTCAACCGCATGCTGGACGAGCTGGACACCGAGCACCGCTCCCAGCGACTGCTGGAGGAGCTCGACCGCTGCACCCGTGAACAGCGCGAGCGCTCCCCCCGGCTCACGCGCCTGCGCGACCGCGTACGCATCGTTCGCCCCCGTCGGCGGAACCGGTCCGGCCCCGTCGGACGTACTAAGTGACGCCGAGTACAAGGCGCGACGCGACGACGAGGGGAGCGTACGGAATGGCCGAAGGCACCGTGCGGATCGACGGGACCACACTCCATCTGCCGGGCGGGGTGCGGGTGCGCTTCATCCGCACCCTGCGTCTGCCGGAGACGGGGACGCACCAACTCCCGCCCGGACTGGGCGACTTCCCGATCCGCCGGGTCGAGGACCATCCGCACACCGCTCCCGCCGAGATGCGGGCGCGCGGCGGGGTGATGCTCCCCGTGTATCTGCGCGAGGCGATGTGGCTGCACTTCGGCGGTTCCACGGAACCGGCGGCGCTCCAGGTCGGGGTCGGCAAGGTGTGCGCGGTGTCGGGCAAGCCGTGGACCGGCGCGCTCGCCCGCGATCCGCAGAACTACGTCGTACTCCCCCGGCAGCCCTGGCTGGACGGCATCAACTCCGGCAAGGGCACGGTCAGGCAGTTCGTGGCCGTGCCTCTCGGCCTCGGTGCCACGGTCGAGGGTCAGGTCACCGGCGAGGAGGTGTTCGGCGGGGTGCAGCTGCAGTCGTTCCCGCTGAACGACAAGCAGCTGGCGGTGTGGCGGGAGGAGGAGCGGCTGAGGGCCGAGCGGGAGCGCGACCTCGCCGCGCTCGGTACCACCACCCTCTTCGCCGGCACGGGCCCGGTCCCGATGCCGCCGCCGGGTGCCGTGCCGATGGCGCCCCCGGCCACCGGAGCCCCGCTGCCCCCCGCGCCGGGCGGTGCCCCCCTGCCGCCCGCACCGGGCGGCGGCCCGATGCCGCCGGGTGCCGCGTACCCGATGGCGGCGCCCGCCGCGGCCCCGCAGCGCAGCGGTCCCGCGGCTCCGCCCCGGGCTCCGGCGGCGATGGGTCTCGGGGTCGGCGGGTCGATGCGGCAGGAGGTCTACCGGGACACCTGGCCGCGCGGCAGCTGGGCGGAGCGGCCGTCCGGGCGGGTCTTCGTGCATCTGGTGACCCCGCCCGAGTGGCGCCGGATCACCGGGGAGGCCCCGCCGCCGTCGCCCGTGGACCGCGCGGCGTACACGCGGGCCGGGCTCCCGTGGTTCGAGTACTACGACAACGACGCCCACGATCTCGACCCGGCCGACGCCCTAGGCACGGTCAAACCCGTCGGTGACTGGCTCGGCGACGACCTCGATCCGTGGCAGGCACCCGCTCCCGGCCAGGTCAAGCCGCTGGGTGACGCCCCGGGCAAGCCGATCCAGGACGGCGACTGGTAGCCGGCGGCGAGGACCCGAGGTCGGCCACGACCGACCGCCCGCGGACGAACGGCGGGCGTCGCATGGCGCGCGACGCCCGCCTTCGCCTTTGCGCCGGGGTGCTCGGACCCGTCAAGGTGGTGACGGCCGAGAGAAGCGACACCCGAGGTGCGACGAATGACGAGCGAGGCGGTTGGCAACCGGGGCGGCTGGAGCAGGCGCCGCGCCCTGGGGCTGTTGGCGGGAGCCGTACCGGCCGTCCTGGCAGGCTGCGCGGGGTCCGACGGGACGACCGGTTCCGCGTCGCCCTCCCCCGCGACGAACGCCCCGACGGCTCCGTCGGCGGAGGCCGGGGCCGGGTCGGGCACCGAGTCCGCGACGGCCGAGCCCTCCCCCGCCCGCACCGGCCCCCAGCCGCTCTACATCGGCACGTACACCTCCGCCGAGGGCGGCGACGGCATCGGGGTGGCGACGTACGACCCCCGGAGCGGTCGTGTCACGGGTGAGGGGACGATCGGCGGGGTCGGCGACCCGTCGT encodes the following:
- a CDS encoding GyrI-like domain-containing protein yields the protein MAEGTVRIDGTTLHLPGGVRVRFIRTLRLPETGTHQLPPGLGDFPIRRVEDHPHTAPAEMRARGGVMLPVYLREAMWLHFGGSTEPAALQVGVGKVCAVSGKPWTGALARDPQNYVVLPRQPWLDGINSGKGTVRQFVAVPLGLGATVEGQVTGEEVFGGVQLQSFPLNDKQLAVWREEERLRAERERDLAALGTTTLFAGTGPVPMPPPGAVPMAPPATGAPLPPAPGGAPLPPAPGGGPMPPGAAYPMAAPAAAPQRSGPAAPPRAPAAMGLGVGGSMRQEVYRDTWPRGSWAERPSGRVFVHLVTPPEWRRITGEAPPPSPVDRAAYTRAGLPWFEYYDNDAHDLDPADALGTVKPVGDWLGDDLDPWQAPAPGQVKPLGDAPGKPIQDGDW